A window of Nonomuraea angiospora genomic DNA:
ACCTGCCACAGCCGCCGCAGGTCGGGGATGCTGGCGATGAACACCCGGGCCGCGGGCATGCCGGCCCGCAGCTCGGAAAGCGCCGCGTCCATCCGCCGCCGGTAGGTCTCGACGGGCGTCATGGCCTCCTCGGTGCGCACGCACGCGTCCTGGGCGCCGATGAGGATCGTCACGTAGTCGGCCTTGGCCTCCACCGCCTTGCGCACCTGGCCGAGCAGGTCGGCGCTGGTGGCGCCGGGGACGGCGAAGGTGAGGTTGTGCTTCTGGAGCGCTCCGGACATGGCCGACAGGCGCAGGTAGTGGCTGTTGACCCCGGGGTTGTCGCCGGAGGACCACGAGCGCATGGTGCAGGAGACGTAGAAGCCGCAGGCGTTGAAGCCGGTGGAGATGGAGTCGCCGAGCGCGGCCATGATCTCGGGGACGGGCTGGGCCGCGGCGGCCTGCGCCGGACCCGTGGCGGAGACGAGGAGCGTTGCGACGAGGACTGAGCCCAGGCGACCGATCATGGACCCAAGGTAGGAAGCGGATCGGCGACCGGCCATGACGTACGGGCCAGGTCTGTGATTTCAGGACCGACTTCATATCGCCGCTTGACAGCCCGGACCCCATCGGGATGGGGTAAATGCAGCTCAACGTCTGGTTTTATCCGGGTTCGTTGACCGTAACCTCGCATTCACGGGGGTCTGAGTCGAACGTGTTCAGTTCCCGCATAGAGTGTCTTGGGTGAGTGTCGCGCTCGGAACAACCCGCCCGCTACCGGTTCGCACCACCCCTGTCGGCGACCCGGGCGACCTGCTGGCATCCCTGCCCAGGACCGCCCCCTACGCCTGGGTCAGGAACGGCGAGGGCCTCGTCGGCTGGGGACAGGCCGCACGGGTGGCCGTGCCCCCGGGGCCGGGCCGGTTCGCCTGGGCCCGCCAGTGGCTGGCGACCGTGTTCGGCGACGCCCACGTCGACGACGCCGTGCGCACCCCCGGCTCCGGCCCGGTCGCCTTCGGCAGCTTCACCTTCGACGAGGACGCCCACGGCTCCGTCCTCGTCGTCCCGCGCGCCGTGCTGGCCCGACGCGGCGGCCACGCCTGGCTCACCACGATCGGCGACGCGCCGCTGGAGACGTTCTCCCCCATCCGCGACCCCGGCCGCATCAGCTACGGCGACGGCAGCCTGAGCGCCCCCGAGTGGGAGCACGTCGTGGCCAGGGCCGCCAAGCGCATCCGCGAGGGCGAGCTGGAGAAGGTCGTGCTGGCGCGCGACCTGGTCGCCACCGCCGAGCGGCCCATCGACGTGCGCCTGCTGCTCACCCGGCTGGCCCGGCGCTATCCCGAGTGCTACACGTTCTCGGTCGCGGGGCTGGTGGGCGCCACGCCGGAGCTGCTGATCAGGCGTACGGGCCAGGAGATCGAGTCGCTCGTGCTGGCCGGCACCACCCCGCGCGGCACCGGCCCGGCCGACGACCTCGCCCGCGGGGCCGCGCTGTTCGCCTCGCCCAAGGACCGCCACGAGCACGAGTGCGCCATCGCGTCGGTCCGCCAGACGCTCTCCCCCCTCTGCGCCTCGCTGGAGACGCCGGACGAGCCCGAGCTGCTGGTGCTGCCCAACGTCCAGCACCTGGCCAGCCACGTCACCGGGCGGCTGGCCGACGGGGCCTCCGTCCTCGACGTGGTCGCCGCCATGCACCCGACGGCCGCCGTCGGCGGCACCCCCACCCCCACCGCCATCGAGGTCATCCGCGAGCTGGAGGGCATGGACCGGGCCGGCTACGCCGGGCCCGTCGGGTGGATCGACGCCCATGGCGACGGCGAGTGGGGCATCGCACTGCGCTCGGGGCTCGTGCAGGGCCGCCGGGCCCGCCTGTTCGCGGGCGGCGGCATCATGGGCGACTCCGACCCGGCGGCCGAGCTGGCCGAGGCCCAGGCCAAGTTCAGGGTCATGCAGTACGCGCTGGAGGGCTGATCAGGCAGTGTGATCAGGCAGGGACGTGGATCTCCTCGCCCACGTCCACGCGCGCCCGCCCGGCCGTCAGCGTCGCCACCCAGTCCGCGAACGGCGCCACCTCGTCCTCCCCCACGGAGACGGCGAAGGTGACCTCGCCCGCGTACGTCACCTCGCGCACCGGGTGGCGCGAGGCCCGCAGGTCGTTCTCCACCCGCCCGGCCTGGTCGTGGGCCACCGCGACGCGCACGACCCGGGCCGGCACCATCCGCACCGGCTCGGCCCGGTCGAGGGTCTCGGTCACGGCGGAGCCGTAGGCGCGCACCAGCCCGCCCGCCCCCAGCAGGGTGCCGCCGAAATAGCGGGTCACCACCGCCACCACGTCGCTGAACCCCCTGCCCACCAGGGCCTGCACCATCGGCGTGCCCGCCGTGCCGCCCGGCTCGCCGTCGTCGTCGCCCTTCTGCACGCGCTGCCCGACGACGTACGCGGTGCAGTTGTGGGTGGCGCCGGGATGCTTCTGCCGCCGCTCGCCGATGAACGCGATCGCCTCCTCGACGCTGCGCGCGGGCGCCAGCGCGCAGATGAACCGCGAGCGCTTCGCCTCCGTCTCGTGCTCGACGACGGAGGTGAGGGTCAGGTACGGCACAGGCACATTCGACAGGTTATGCCCTTGCCGGGCGAACTCCGGAAGCTACCATCTCGTCATTCCACAAGGAC
This region includes:
- a CDS encoding GDSL-type esterase/lipase family protein, which gives rise to MIGRLGSVLVATLLVSATGPAQAAAAQPVPEIMAALGDSISTGFNACGFYVSCTMRSWSSGDNPGVNSHYLRLSAMSGALQKHNLTFAVPGATSADLLGQVRKAVEAKADYVTILIGAQDACVRTEEAMTPVETYRRRMDAALSELRAGMPAARVFIASIPDLRRLWQVGRTLPLARTFWTAGHICQSMLAQPTSTKRADVERRQRVRARVMAYNRAAAQACARFGPACRTDGGAVFSYPFTVDHVSKWDYFHPNMDGQRVLAEQTFERGFTWADPR
- a CDS encoding isochorismate synthase — translated: MSVALGTTRPLPVRTTPVGDPGDLLASLPRTAPYAWVRNGEGLVGWGQAARVAVPPGPGRFAWARQWLATVFGDAHVDDAVRTPGSGPVAFGSFTFDEDAHGSVLVVPRAVLARRGGHAWLTTIGDAPLETFSPIRDPGRISYGDGSLSAPEWEHVVARAAKRIREGELEKVVLARDLVATAERPIDVRLLLTRLARRYPECYTFSVAGLVGATPELLIRRTGQEIESLVLAGTTPRGTGPADDLARGAALFASPKDRHEHECAIASVRQTLSPLCASLETPDEPELLVLPNVQHLASHVTGRLADGASVLDVVAAMHPTAAVGGTPTPTAIEVIRELEGMDRAGYAGPVGWIDAHGDGEWGIALRSGLVQGRRARLFAGGGIMGDSDPAAELAEAQAKFRVMQYALEG
- a CDS encoding YigZ family protein, producing the protein MPVPYLTLTSVVEHETEAKRSRFICALAPARSVEEAIAFIGERRQKHPGATHNCTAYVVGQRVQKGDDDGEPGGTAGTPMVQALVGRGFSDVVAVVTRYFGGTLLGAGGLVRAYGSAVTETLDRAEPVRMVPARVVRVAVAHDQAGRVENDLRASRHPVREVTYAGEVTFAVSVGEDEVAPFADWVATLTAGRARVDVGEEIHVPA